In Lentisphaera araneosa HTCC2155, the genomic window CATTGGCCTTAATCTTTGTGCCATCTACGCTTACTCCACCCAATTTCTTAAGAACTTTTAATTCCGAAGCTAATTCTAAAACTTGAATAAATGCTTCTTTGAAAGCGACTCCATTTTCTCTGCGAAATTTACAGATAGTATCATGATCGGGATGTAAATCTGCTGCTATGTAGCGCACGGCTAGATCTGAATAAGTAGCGCATTCTATTTCTCGTGAGGAAAAACGACCCGTTGCATAACAATAGATCAATATTGAAAGCATTAAGTGAGGATGGAATTGATCGGAACCACTGCCTGTTGGATTTGTCTTGAATTTATCGACTGGCACAAGATCCACTGCATCAATTATAAAGTGGACTATATGATCTTCGGGTATCCAGTCATTCAGACTTGGAGGTAGTAACAAAGGAGTATTTCTATCAAAGTATTTGAACCGGGATGACATAAAATAAACCTACTTGAATTAGCATTTATTCAAAATACTCCAGCTTCCTCTAATTTCACTTCTCGAGTCAGGATAAGTCCGACAGGCTGCTAGCTCTGCAAAGTATTTCTTGGTATATTTCCTGTTATCTATAAAGCGATGTGAACCTTTCTTACGATTGTACTTAGCGATAATACTTCGTAACCTTCGACGAAAGAAAGCATCAACTTCGAGCATAGCCCAACGATTTGAGTGTTTGAAGTACTCATACCAACCTTTGAGACTAGGCCTGAGACCTTTAATGATTTCTTCTACCGATTGCCAGTTACAACGCCTCGTATGCTTTCGCACAGTGTCTTTCATTTTAGCCATACTCTGTTTTCTTGGCCACCTATTTATCCTGCCCGTTCTTTTCGAGCGCTCAAAGTGATAACCTAGAAATTCAAAGTACTCATCCTGCTGATTCATGTCGGCAATTCGGGTTTTATCGGGATGGAGGTTCAGACCATGAGCCTTCATCCAACGCTTGATTTTGCGCAAGCCCCTCTTAGCCGATTTCGCATTATCACACATCACCAGAAAGTCATCCGCATACCTTACGATTTCAAAGCCAGCCGCTGTCATCCTGTGGTCGAATTCATTGAGGTAAATATTGGCAAGTAGTGGGCTAATTACGCCTCCTTGCGGAGTCCCTTTCTCGGGATCCCACTCCTTGATCCCATCAAATATTCCTGCTTTGAGGAAAGCTTCTATAAGATCTAGGGTCTTGCCATCGCTTATTTTCTCTTTGACTCGTTCCATGAGTTTGTCGTGCGGTATCATATCAAAGTAACTTTGAATATCCGCATCAATGACGTAGAGCTGTCCCTGCGTAAGTAGATGATGAACACGCCAAAGCGCATCTTTACATCCACGTTGCGGACGAAAACCAAAACTTTGTGTAGAAAATCCACATCATATATCGGTTCAATAACATTCTTGAGCGCAGTCTGAACAACTCTATCGCGCACGGTCGGTATTCCCAAAGCACGCGTTTTACCATCTGCTTTTGGGATCTCTACCCTGCGAACGCATTGTGGCAGGTAAGTCCCTGCCTGCAGTTGCTTCATCAATTGCTTTGTATTGTGCTCTAGCTCTGATTCGTAACGATCCAAGCTCACCATATCCACCCCGTGACTCCCGCCGTTTGCACGAACAGATTCCCAAGCTTCTATAAGGTTTACTTCTCGCGCTACTTTATCTATTAAGCTATACCATTTCTTACCTTCAACTCTTGTTTCAAGAGTTCCCAGCATCTGATCTGTCCAGACTGAAGTCGAGGCCCACGCACGAATTTCTTCGGTGCGCCCTAAGTGCTCCCATGTATGTTTAGTCATCTCTGACAATTGTTTCACTCCTTCATTCTTTTCTTCTCAGTTTCATCTTCCTACTCTCCTTCGCTCTAACAGCTTTCACCGCCTTCTTCGCTACTATGAGAGCTCTGACTTCTGCATGCCTTATTGCACTGCACATGCAGATCTCCCTGATTAACGTCACACAACCTTCACCGCATTCCGTCTCCAACCACTCTATAGACTTCCTCTACTGCTTTTCTACTCGCTGATATTCAGCATAAAGGATCTTCAGAATTACTCCTTATTATTATTTTCATTCCGTTCCAAGCTTCGCCACGCGATCGCAGGCTCGCTAGTACTATAAAGCCGAATCGAGTTCGTCATCCTACGGACTGCTGCTTCGCCTTGCCTTGCTCTCCACCCCGCCTCACGACAACGCAGTTAGGTTCGACTACAACATAATCAGCCTTTGTTGATGAGGACTTTCACCTCACTGATTGTGTGCGCTCTCAGGCGCACGAGCGCGGGCATCTTGCCCGCAACTGCGGACAAATCTTCCCATTCAAAATCTAAAATTAAGCATTCATAATTAGCTCCCACCTTTCCGCCCGCGGTGGCAGCCGCAACCCGCTGTTAAGCGAAACTCTCCTAACCCTATGCTGACAAAACTTCCCATTCAAAATCTAAAATTAAGCATTCATAATTAACTCCCCCCTTTCCGCCCGCGGTGGCAGCCGCAACCCGCTGTTAAGCGAAGCCCTACAACTTTTAATATTCACCTGGGAGCGCGGGCAGCTTGCCCGCAATTGCTGACAAAACTACCCATTCATAATTAAGAATTCAAAATTAAGAATTAACCTCCTCCCTCTTACCCACAAATAAACTAATCAAATGAAGCAAGAAAGCTCCGACCTTTCCCTGTCACAAATCTTGTACTTAAAATGCCTCACTTTATATTGGCCGATCGTTTAAAAAAATATCTTAAAACTAAGGATACTTCAATGTCTGCGATTTCCGCACTCCAGGCTGCCCGTGCAGCTTACCAACCCAAGCTCCCCACCGTTTTTGCCAATGGCGCCGCCGTCAACATTATCGAAGGTGATGCGACCACTGCAGCGGCTGACCTCGATCAAATCCAAGCTCTGTTCCCCGAAACTTATGGTGCACCAAAAGTCAATTTCGAAGCAAATATGAATAAGACCACTACAGCCATCAATGTTGCCGTTATCCTCTCTGGTGGACAAGCTCCGGGCGGACACAATGTGATTGCCGGTATTTTCGATGGCATCATATCCTTGAATGCAGATTCAAAACTCTACGGATTTCTCGGTGGCCCCGGTGGTGCAGTTGATAATAAGTATATGGAAATTGACTCGGCAATCATGGATGCCTACCGCAACACAGGCGGTTTTGATATCATTGGTTCCGGTCGTACAAAACTTGAAGAAACGGCTCAGTTCGACCAAGTTATTACCAACTGTAAAGCACTGAATATTGGCGCTCTCGTCATCATTGGTGGTGACGATTCCAATACCAACGGTTGCGTTTTAGCTGAGTACTGCAAAGCACAAAACTCTGGCATCCTCGTCATTGGCGCACCTAAAACGATTGATGGCGACCTTAAAAACGAAGACATCGAAGCTTCATTTGGTTTTGACACAGCCTGCAAAGTTTACAGTGAACTCATTGGTAATATCTCGCGTGATGCTTGCTCAGCTCGCAAATACTGGCACTTCATCAAAGTCATGGGGCGTTCTGCTTCCCACATTGCCCTTGAATGCGGACTTCAAACCCGCGCCAACGTCACGCTCGTTTCCGAAGAAGTGGAAGCTAAAGCCATGACACTTGGTGGCATTGTTGCAGATATCGCAGATAAAGCCGTCAAGCGCGCAGCGAAAGGCGAGCATTTTGGTATTGTCGTTATCCCCGAAGGCGTCATTGAATTCATCCCCCAAATGAAAGTTCTCATTGCTGAGCTCAATGACCTACTTGCACATGACGCAAGCCTCTCCGACTCTCTCCCTATCGCTGCTGATGTAGATCAACTCCAAAGCCACGGCCTCAGTGCTGAATCCGCAAGTGTTTACCTCTCCATGCCAGCAAATATCCGTCAGCAACTGGTGATGGATCGTGACCCTCATGGCAACGTGCAAGTTTCTCGTATTGAAACCGAGAAACTCATTGCGAGCATGGTAGAAATGTATATGGAAGAGAATCACGCGGATATCCACTTCTCTGAGCAACATCACTTCTTTGGTTACGAAGGTCGTTGCGCTGCGCCATCGAACTTTGATGCCGATTACTGCTATAGCCTTGGTTATACCGCAGCCGCACTCATTGGCGCCGGTAAAACTGCTTGCTTAGCCTCAGTTAAAAATCTTAAATCACCCGCTTCTGAATGGGTTGCTGGGGGTATTCCATTGACTTCTATGATGAATGTTGAACGCCGTCATGGTGCCGATAAGCCCGTGATCAAAAAAGCACTCGTCGAACTCGATGGCGCTCCCTTCAAAGAACTCGTCGCTAATCGCGATGAATGGGCACTTCATTCAAACTACGTCTTCCCAGGTCCGATTCAGTACTTCGGCCCCACAGAAGTTTGTGATCAACCCACCATTACTTTGACTCTCGAACAAAGATAAGTCCCAGAGCAAAAACTCTTAAAGCCCTTCTCAAACGAGAAGGGCTTTTTTGCGTAAAGGTCTAATCATTATAGAAGTTTGACTCCCTCTTAAATACGGGCCAGTTACACTGAACACTCACTAGCAAGACAAAAGTCCATAAAATAACCCAAGTCCCCAAGGCTTTTTTCACCTAAGCTTTTGCGAAGTCCGCAAAGTCCTAGTCTATTAAATTATTGATATTTACTTGGAGGTAGGAGTCACTCAAACAATTCAGTTTCCCCTTATTCCACAAAAGTGCTTTGGCCACTTTTGATGCGGAGCCTGTCTTAATGAGTCGCCTCACCTGAAATCACTGATGAATATACTTTTTATTTGCTCCATGAATCAATGGCGTAGTCCCACTACAGAACATATCTATCGCAATCATCCTGAGCTCGCAATTCGCTCTGCAGGAACAAGCAGAAAAGCGAGGAGAACTGTTTCCCACTCAGATATTAAATGGGCTGAGCTCATTTGTGTCATGGAATCCAAGCACCGCAACAAATAAAAAGCCGACTTCAGAGATTTAATGAATTACAAAAAGATATATGTTTTGGATATCGAAGATAATTATCAGTACATGGATGCCGAACTCATTGAAATCTTGCGACAAAGCATCGACACCATAATAGAAATCGCTAAAGAAGCCTAAGCTGACTATGAAGAAAAATATTGTAGAAAGAAATATAAAGAGGCGTTTAGCTAAGCTCGAAAGAAGAAGAGGCAAACTTTCCAAAAAACAAATCTTAAAAACGAAGGTTTCCACTATTGATCCCTGGATGCGCGTCGCCATTAACCTCGTTGGTGGCGTCAGTATTCTTTATGCCGTCACAAATGAGCATTCAATTCCTGCTTATATTTTTGGGTCCATTATGTTATTATTTGGAATATTCGGAAATAGGCAAAGCCTTGAAACGATTGTCGATCAATTATGCACCCAGGGTGTCGATCTCACTTTGGATGCTATTCTTGCCAGCATAATCGACTAATCAAAAATCCCAAGAACGTAAAATTGTAAGAAATGAATAAACTTAAATCAACTTCCATCCTCGTCCTAACAATTATTGCCGGCAGTTTGGTGGGCAATGTATCGATCTATTACGATATCGTCTTTTTTTCTGGGCTCATCTTCTTATTAGCTGTGGTCACTTACTTCATGAAGAAAGCGGAACAAATTGTGGATGAAGGCTCACTTGAAGAGTTAAATCAATGCTTGAAAGAATTAGAAAACTCGAATGATTTAGACGAAAAATCTAAGCAAAAATTAATCATCGAAATCCAGCAAAAAATCGAACTCAAACAAAACGCCGAAGAAGTAAATTCTTCGCAAGAAT contains:
- a CDS encoding group II intron maturase-specific domain-containing protein, with protein sequence MNQQDEYFEFLGYHFERSKRTGRINRWPRKQSMAKMKDTVRKHTRRCNWQSVEEIIKGLRPSLKGWYEYFKHSNRWAMLEVDAFFRRRLRSIIAKYNRKKGSHRFIDNRKYTKKYFAELAACRTYPDSRSEIRGSWSILNKC
- a CDS encoding diphosphate--fructose-6-phosphate 1-phosphotransferase, which gives rise to MSAISALQAARAAYQPKLPTVFANGAAVNIIEGDATTAAADLDQIQALFPETYGAPKVNFEANMNKTTTAINVAVILSGGQAPGGHNVIAGIFDGIISLNADSKLYGFLGGPGGAVDNKYMEIDSAIMDAYRNTGGFDIIGSGRTKLEETAQFDQVITNCKALNIGALVIIGGDDSNTNGCVLAEYCKAQNSGILVIGAPKTIDGDLKNEDIEASFGFDTACKVYSELIGNISRDACSARKYWHFIKVMGRSASHIALECGLQTRANVTLVSEEVEAKAMTLGGIVADIADKAVKRAAKGEHFGIVVIPEGVIEFIPQMKVLIAELNDLLAHDASLSDSLPIAADVDQLQSHGLSAESASVYLSMPANIRQQLVMDRDPHGNVQVSRIETEKLIASMVEMYMEENHADIHFSEQHHFFGYEGRCAAPSNFDADYCYSLGYTAAALIGAGKTACLASVKNLKSPASEWVAGGIPLTSMMNVERRHGADKPVIKKALVELDGAPFKELVANRDEWALHSNYVFPGPIQYFGPTEVCDQPTITLTLEQR